One genomic window of Quercus robur chromosome 6, dhQueRobu3.1, whole genome shotgun sequence includes the following:
- the LOC126688601 gene encoding metalloendoproteinase 2-MMP-like — MASKAFSLVLFTLLLLPLLSHGTSRNTNNKKSSPFDFLKHLQGCHKGDNVSGIKVLKSYLEQFGYLNYSHSIKQNHTNDDDFDELLESALKTYQLNFHLNTTGTLDAKTVSNMMMPRCGVADIINGTNWMRSENKKHVHNHGSLHTVSHYAFFPGNPKWPASKYSLTYGFLPGTPTGAMSPVAQAFQTWAANTHFKFSRAQDYTKADIKISFQSRNHGDGSPFDGAGGVLAHAFPPTDGRFHYDADEQWSVGAVPGQFDLQTVALHEIGHLLGLEHSNVQGAIMWPNISPGVTKGLDRDDINGIKALYNF, encoded by the coding sequence ATGGCTTCTAAAGCATTTTCACTCGTTTTATTCActcttctccttcttcctcttctttctcatgGAACTTCAAGAAACACCAATAACAAGAAATCATCACCCTTTGATTTTCTCAAGCATCTACAAGGATGTCACAAGGGTGACAATGTCTCAGGCATCAAAGTCCTGAAAAGTTACCTTGAACAATTTGGTTACTTGAATTATAGCCATTCCATAAAGCAAAACCATACCAATGATGATGATTTCGATGAACTCCTAGAGTCGGCCCTAAAAACTTACCAGCTAAATTTCCACCTCAACACCACTGGGACTTTGGATGCCAAAACAGTATCCAACATGATGATGCCTCGTTGTGGTGTGGCTGATATCATCAATGGTACAAATTGGATGCgttcagaaaacaaaaaacatgtaCACAACCATGGCTCTTTACACACTGTTAGTCACTATGCTTTCTTCCCTGGAAATCCGAAATGGCCAGCTTCCAAGTACAGCCTTACCTATGGATTTCTCCCTGGCACCCCAACTGGAGCCATGAGCCCAGTTGCACAAGCTTTTCAAACATGGGCTGCCAACACACACTTCAAATTCTCGCGAGCTCAAGACTACACGAAGGCAGATATCAAAATTAGTTTCCAAAGTAGGAATCATGGAGATGGGTCCCCTTTTGATGGAGCTGGTGGAGTCCTTGCCCATGCTTTTCCTCCAACTGATGGCAGATTCCATTATGATGCTGATGAACAATGGAGTGTGGGAGCTGTTCCAGGTCAATTTGACTTGCAGACTGTTGCTTTGCATGAAATTGGGCACCTTCTTGGGCTCGAACATAGCAATGTTCAGGGGGCTATTATGTGGCCTAACATTTCTCCAGGAGTGACCAAAGGTTTGGACAGAGATGATATCAATGGAATTAAAgccttatataatttttaa